From Paenibacillus sp. V4I7, one genomic window encodes:
- the larC gene encoding nickel pincer cofactor biosynthesis protein LarC yields MRILYLDCFSGISGDMTLGALVDAGADRAYIEEELTKIKLEPYMLEWKRVVKRGISALKLDVILDPQHPPKHHRHYSEIVQVIQQAGFNERVTAISLAIFEKIGIAEAKIHGIPVEKVHFHEVGAIDSIVDIVGVALAIDSLQVERIFASPVPLGSGTIHIDHGIYPVPAPATLEMMRGLPIASTNYNIEMTTPTGAGIISGIVDEFSKSFPPMIVDTIGYGAGTRDLPNQPNVLRVVVGKVDPYIGKWQVSHEHLAHEHGHGHTHDDHHHHQHEHSHTHPHHT; encoded by the coding sequence ATGCGCATTTTATATTTAGACTGCTTCTCCGGAATCAGCGGCGATATGACCCTGGGTGCTTTAGTAGATGCGGGAGCAGATCGAGCTTACATTGAAGAAGAGCTTACCAAAATCAAACTAGAGCCGTACATGTTGGAATGGAAGCGCGTCGTTAAGCGCGGTATTTCCGCCTTAAAGCTAGATGTCATTCTAGACCCACAGCATCCACCGAAACATCATCGTCATTACTCAGAAATCGTACAAGTCATTCAACAGGCAGGCTTCAATGAGCGTGTAACAGCTATCAGCTTAGCTATTTTTGAAAAGATCGGTATTGCTGAAGCAAAAATCCATGGCATTCCCGTTGAAAAAGTACACTTCCACGAAGTCGGAGCCATAGACTCCATTGTCGATATCGTAGGTGTGGCCTTAGCCATTGACTCCCTACAAGTCGAGCGCATCTTTGCCTCTCCAGTACCTCTAGGTTCAGGGACTATACATATCGATCATGGTATATATCCCGTACCAGCTCCGGCAACACTGGAAATGATGCGTGGGTTACCCATTGCTTCAACCAACTATAATATAGAGATGACCACGCCAACTGGTGCCGGAATTATTTCCGGAATCGTGGACGAGTTCTCTAAAAGCTTTCCTCCTATGATCGTTGACACCATCGGTTACGGTGCAGGTACAAGAGATTTACCTAATCAACCCAATGTGCTTCGCGTCGTAGTCGGTAAAGTTGATCCTTATATTGGAAAATGGCAAGTAAGCCACGAGCACCTTGCACATGAGCATGGACATGGACATACACATGATGATCATCATCACCACCAACATGAGCATTCACATACACACCCTCACCATACATGA
- the larC gene encoding nickel insertion protein, with translation MSFNHRDEHVDDSMLLIQANLDDMNPEWVSYIMDKLFEVGANDVFVVPIIMKKGRPGIMLNVLVEDERLSVVEEVIFSETTTLGIRYMHASCHRLAREFEQVLTRWGLLTVKVGYHQGKLVQYAPEFKECEQIAKEHQVPLKQVYEEVRMQFIQQKQKNVSS, from the coding sequence GTGAGTTTTAATCATAGGGATGAGCATGTGGACGATAGTATGCTGTTAATTCAGGCAAATTTAGACGATATGAACCCGGAGTGGGTTTCTTATATAATGGATAAGCTTTTTGAAGTAGGTGCGAACGATGTATTTGTAGTACCGATAATTATGAAGAAAGGCAGACCTGGGATTATGCTGAATGTGCTGGTTGAAGATGAACGGCTCTCTGTTGTAGAGGAAGTTATTTTTAGCGAGACAACGACACTCGGCATCAGGTACATGCACGCTTCCTGCCATAGATTGGCTAGAGAATTCGAGCAAGTGCTAACACGATGGGGACTTTTAACGGTAAAAGTCGGTTATCACCAGGGAAAATTGGTACAGTATGCACCAGAGTTCAAAGAATGCGAACAAATTGCTAAGGAGCATCAAGTACCTTTGAAGCAGGTATACGAGGAAGTTAGGATGCAGTTTATCCAGCAAAAACAAAAAAACGTCTCCTCCTGA
- a CDS encoding M23 family metallopeptidase — MKSRPFWSRVLVLSLLLSATESGTLSSNAESHAAASDQLFAAAPSKVNPNLNAERKELFEKTSILSGIPWAYLAAVDQYERTMNIAKKRPEHQGITSIYFPETDWVGLLNPDQQDTNPRSISFFHGYGRDGSGDGIADRNNDLDVLAAMATLMSSNGNQEENLQISLWNYYQNSRSVERIKQFATIYATLGTLDAYEHAFPLPVHADYSYRSTWGDSRGWGGHRSHEGTDLFAGYGVPVRSTCYGIVEIKGWNPYGGWRIGIRDVNNIYHYYAHLSGFQKGIKENDIVKPGQTIGWVGSSGYGKPGTSGKFPPHLHFGLYRDNGLTEWSFDPYPSLRKWEREDRMKKKK, encoded by the coding sequence ATGAAAAGCAGACCGTTTTGGTCGCGGGTTCTTGTTCTTAGCCTCCTCCTATCAGCAACCGAATCCGGGACTCTTTCAAGCAATGCTGAATCCCACGCCGCTGCATCTGACCAATTGTTTGCCGCAGCTCCGTCTAAAGTTAACCCGAACTTGAACGCTGAGCGGAAAGAGCTATTTGAAAAAACAAGCATCTTGTCAGGCATTCCATGGGCATACCTTGCCGCAGTTGATCAGTACGAAAGAACAATGAATATCGCGAAAAAAAGACCCGAACATCAAGGAATTACCAGCATTTACTTCCCTGAAACAGATTGGGTCGGCTTATTGAATCCAGACCAGCAAGATACGAATCCAAGAAGCATCTCCTTCTTTCATGGTTACGGGCGAGATGGTTCAGGTGACGGCATTGCCGATCGAAACAACGATTTAGACGTACTGGCAGCTATGGCCACACTAATGAGCAGTAATGGCAACCAAGAAGAAAATTTACAAATTAGCTTATGGAATTATTATCAAAACTCGCGCAGTGTTGAACGTATCAAACAATTCGCTACAATCTACGCCACATTAGGTACCCTCGACGCTTACGAGCATGCCTTTCCACTGCCGGTGCACGCGGACTACTCCTATCGCAGCACATGGGGGGACAGTCGCGGATGGGGCGGGCATCGTTCCCATGAAGGAACAGACTTATTTGCGGGTTATGGTGTTCCTGTACGAAGCACTTGCTATGGCATTGTGGAAATTAAAGGCTGGAATCCCTACGGAGGCTGGCGGATTGGTATTCGAGATGTGAACAATATATATCACTACTACGCGCACCTTTCTGGTTTTCAAAAAGGAATCAAAGAAAACGATATTGTAAAACCTGGACAAACCATCGGCTGGGTGGGTAGTTCAGGTTATGGTAAGCCGGGAACATCAGGTAAATTTCCACCGCATCTCCATTTTGGACTTTATCGTGATAATGGGCTGACCGAATGGAGCTTCGATCCTTACCCCTCCCTTCGCAAATGGGAACGTGAAGATCGGATGAAAAAGAAAAAATAA